A stretch of the bacterium SCSIO 12827 genome encodes the following:
- a CDS encoding TOBE domain-containing protein — translation MKISARNQITGKVVDVKDGVVTAQVTVDIGGGNTIVSSITLDSAKTLGLAAGKEVTVIIKASDVMLGA, via the coding sequence ATGAAGATCAGTGCGCGCAATCAGATCACCGGCAAGGTCGTCGACGTGAAGGACGGTGTCGTCACCGCCCAGGTCACGGTCGACATCGGCGGCGGCAATACCATCGTCTCGTCCATCACCCTGGATTCAGCCAAAACCCTGGGCCTCGCCGCCGGCAAGGAGGTGACGGTAATCATCAAGGCGTCGGATGTGATGCTGGGCGCCTAG
- a CDS encoding 5-formyltetrahydrofolate cyclo-ligase — translation MEWREVNKWRRETRNEILVARLARPLAVRKATRDRIVAHLSREMPWLGRDGFGFYWPFRGELDLRDFAAAAMSGGGAMALPVVVKEKQPVEFWEWRPETKMVPGVWSIPVPASRKRMHPPALLIPLLGFDDAGYRLGYGGGYYDRTLAASAEKPLAIGIGYAVDRLATIHPQPHDIPMDAIVTEEGVRWISTRNPLAARAPSVGDAGDPPCMMSEADPAYMGYLTDEETAAFLNELLEGERAGARGVIEMARATPDLELRVALSAVAQDEARYCAMLSRHIERLGGKPSIETGAFLDKLRDTAEQQAKIELLNKGQSWVARRLVELLPKIADPDLYDDLCEMREVHDRNVARCARFTKLPA, via the coding sequence ATGGAATGGCGTGAGGTCAACAAGTGGCGGCGGGAAACGCGGAATGAAATTCTTGTCGCTAGGTTGGCGCGGCCGTTGGCGGTCCGCAAAGCCACCCGGGATAGGATCGTGGCGCATCTCAGCCGTGAAATGCCCTGGCTTGGCCGGGACGGGTTCGGTTTTTACTGGCCGTTTCGGGGTGAACTGGACCTGCGTGATTTCGCCGCCGCGGCGATGTCCGGTGGCGGGGCGATGGCCTTGCCGGTGGTCGTGAAGGAAAAACAGCCGGTCGAATTTTGGGAATGGCGGCCGGAGACCAAGATGGTCCCGGGGGTGTGGAGCATCCCGGTTCCGGCTTCGCGTAAGCGGATGCATCCACCCGCGTTGCTGATTCCGTTGTTGGGGTTTGACGATGCCGGGTACCGGCTTGGCTACGGTGGCGGGTATTATGACCGGACCCTGGCGGCCTCAGCCGAAAAACCCCTGGCCATTGGCATCGGTTATGCCGTCGATCGCCTGGCCACCATCCACCCGCAGCCGCATGACATTCCCATGGACGCGATCGTCACGGAAGAGGGCGTGCGGTGGATCTCGACGCGAAACCCGCTTGCGGCGCGGGCCCCGTCCGTCGGCGATGCGGGAGACCCGCCCTGCATGATGAGCGAAGCCGATCCCGCTTACATGGGCTATCTCACAGATGAGGAAACGGCTGCGTTTCTCAATGAGCTTCTGGAAGGGGAGCGGGCCGGGGCGCGCGGCGTGATCGAGATGGCGCGCGCAACCCCGGATCTGGAGCTTCGCGTGGCGCTGTCCGCGGTCGCCCAGGACGAGGCCCGGTACTGCGCCATGCTGTCCCGCCATATCGAACGCCTGGGCGGTAAGCCCAGTATCGAAACCGGCGCGTTCCTGGACAAACTGCGGGACACGGCGGAACAACAGGCCAAGATCGAATTGTTGAACAAGGGGCAGTCCTGGGTCGCGCGGCGGCTGGTTGAACTCCTGCCGAAAATCGCCGACCCTGATCTGTATGACGATTTGTGTGAAATGCGCGAGGTCCACGACCGCAATGTCGCGCGCTGCGCGCGGTTCACCAAACTGCCGGCCTGA
- a CDS encoding putative sulfate/molybdate transporter has translation MIQTTAKKATGWLGEMSGAVADFGTFLPLVIGVLAVRGFEGTGVLTGFGLFALAVALVYHRPIPIQPMKAVAALIIVGAVTPAQAMASGLIIGGVLVVLAVTGIITRIARLVPNSVIMGVQLGVGAQLALLGFQHVSDEPLFGGAALALLLLLFLTPYRHLGSLVVVVTAAAAFLMTGGTGFAVTGPGLHFPLPAFPTVADFQAALTTTALPQLALTLSNAVLATSAIAAEYFPDDAKERTSPRRLALSTGILNVVLAPFGALPMCHGSGGLIAQYRFGARTWVAPALFGLFCLALGIGFGPQARDVLMLVPVGAVGAILAVAGTEMALNRRILGVKPSCRVVILLTGVVCVGVNMAVGLAVGLAAEALCSAYYRRRGETSGI, from the coding sequence ATGATCCAGACGACGGCAAAGAAGGCGACCGGATGGCTTGGCGAGATGTCGGGTGCGGTCGCCGATTTCGGCACCTTCCTGCCGCTGGTCATTGGTGTGCTGGCCGTGCGCGGGTTCGAGGGCACGGGCGTGCTGACCGGCTTTGGTCTGTTCGCTCTGGCGGTGGCCCTGGTCTACCACCGACCCATTCCCATTCAGCCCATGAAGGCCGTGGCGGCGCTGATCATCGTCGGCGCGGTGACCCCGGCCCAGGCCATGGCGAGCGGCCTGATCATCGGCGGCGTGCTGGTGGTCTTGGCGGTCACGGGCATCATCACGCGCATCGCGCGGCTGGTTCCCAATTCGGTCATCATGGGCGTGCAGTTGGGGGTCGGGGCACAGCTGGCGCTGCTCGGATTTCAACATGTGTCGGACGAACCTCTGTTCGGTGGTGCGGCGCTGGCCCTGTTGCTGCTGCTGTTTCTCACGCCCTACCGGCACCTGGGGTCGCTGGTCGTCGTGGTGACGGCGGCGGCGGCCTTTCTGATGACCGGCGGCACGGGGTTCGCGGTGACCGGGCCGGGGCTGCACTTTCCGTTGCCGGCCTTCCCGACCGTGGCGGATTTTCAGGCGGCGCTGACGACCACGGCCCTGCCGCAGTTGGCGCTGACCCTGTCCAACGCGGTTCTCGCGACCTCGGCCATTGCCGCCGAATACTTTCCCGATGATGCCAAGGAACGCACCAGCCCCCGGCGTCTGGCATTGTCGACGGGAATTCTGAATGTCGTGCTGGCGCCGTTCGGCGCGCTGCCCATGTGTCACGGGTCGGGCGGGCTGATCGCGCAATATCGCTTCGGGGCGCGGACCTGGGTGGCGCCTGCCCTGTTCGGGCTGTTCTGTCTGGCGCTCGGCATCGGCTTCGGGCCGCAGGCACGCGATGTGCTGATGTTGGTGCCGGTCGGCGCCGTGGGCGCGATCCTGGCCGTGGCGGGGACGGAAATGGCCCTCAACCGCCGAATTCTCGGCGTCAAGCCGAGCTGCCGCGTGGTCATCCTGTTGACCGGGGTGGTCTGCGTCGGCGTCAACATGGCCGTCGGCTTGGCCGTCGGCCTAGCGGCGGAAGCCCTGTGCAGCGCCTACTACCGCCGCCGCGGCGAAACTTCGGGCATTTGA